A DNA window from Nitrospira sp. contains the following coding sequences:
- a CDS encoding Chromosome partition protein Smc (MaGe:77310519), with product MRLESIRIKNLRSFSDVTVPFNDYTCLVGPNGSGKSTILCALNVFFHETENSGTDLSQLDREDFHQKNTAEPIEITVTFTDLSPEAQQDFSNYYRQGKLIISAVATFNDATGKAEVRQYGQRLAMPGFKEFFRAVGDNKKVSELKTLYTEIQKHFGDLPAPGTKDAMIEALRKYETDHPDQCELIASEDQFYGVSKGANRLAQYIQWVYVPAVKDAATEQLEARNTALGKLLARTVRAKTNFEEAVKALRTGMQEQYQQLLDQNQEVLKELSDSLQIRLTEWAHPEATLKLEWRQDPDKSVRVEEPLARIIAGEGNFEGELPRFGHGLQRSYLLALLHELASSDDKVTPRLILGCEEPELYQHPPQARHLATVLQDLSKANSQVIVSTHSPLFVSGEGFEDVRMVRKDAILKYSTVTYMSYKDIADAVAAAMGETPSKPQGVLAKIHQTLQPSLNEMFFTSRLILVEGLEDVAYLSSYLHLLNKWDQYRRSGCHIVPVNAKSEMLRPVVIAKHIGIPTFVVFDSDADEQHQGNRAKHEKDNKALLALLGKANENPLPTTSLWGPGFVMWRSNIGALIRAEIGAAEWSAFQAEADKQYGHAGGLRKNTLHIGFCLAQAWKSGKKSPSLERLCNEILNPAISVQ from the coding sequence ATGAGACTCGAATCAATACGCATTAAAAACCTCCGGTCTTTTTCCGACGTCACCGTCCCTTTCAATGACTACACTTGCCTAGTGGGGCCAAATGGCTCTGGCAAATCGACCATCTTGTGCGCACTCAACGTCTTTTTTCATGAAACCGAGAACTCCGGCACTGACCTGAGCCAGCTCGATCGTGAGGATTTTCATCAAAAGAATACCGCTGAACCAATAGAGATTACTGTCACATTCACAGACTTAAGCCCTGAAGCCCAGCAGGACTTTTCCAATTACTATCGTCAGGGAAAGCTCATCATTTCCGCAGTTGCTACGTTCAATGATGCCACCGGAAAAGCCGAGGTTAGACAGTACGGCCAGCGGCTCGCGATGCCGGGGTTCAAAGAATTTTTCCGAGCCGTTGGTGATAACAAGAAGGTCTCTGAACTAAAGACTCTTTATACTGAGATCCAGAAACACTTTGGCGATCTTCCAGCCCCGGGCACGAAGGACGCCATGATCGAGGCTCTCCGCAAGTATGAAACCGATCACCCCGATCAATGCGAATTGATCGCGAGCGAAGATCAGTTTTATGGGGTCTCCAAGGGTGCTAACCGTCTTGCGCAATACATTCAGTGGGTTTACGTCCCCGCAGTCAAAGATGCAGCCACGGAACAGCTTGAGGCCAGAAACACAGCCCTCGGCAAACTGCTGGCACGTACCGTTCGGGCGAAGACAAATTTTGAAGAGGCCGTCAAAGCCCTTCGCACTGGGATGCAGGAACAATATCAACAGCTTCTTGATCAGAATCAGGAGGTTTTGAAGGAACTCTCAGATTCACTCCAGATCCGCCTAACCGAGTGGGCACACCCAGAAGCCACTTTGAAGCTTGAGTGGCGTCAAGATCCTGATAAATCTGTGCGGGTCGAAGAGCCATTAGCAAGAATCATCGCAGGTGAGGGCAATTTCGAGGGTGAACTCCCCAGATTCGGGCATGGCCTTCAGAGGTCCTACCTCCTTGCTTTGTTGCATGAACTCGCTAGTAGCGATGACAAGGTCACTCCGCGGCTTATTTTAGGGTGCGAAGAACCTGAGCTCTATCAACATCCCCCTCAGGCCAGACATCTAGCCACCGTCCTCCAGGACCTCAGTAAAGCCAACTCACAGGTTATTGTTTCGACACATAGTCCATTATTCGTCTCCGGTGAGGGATTTGAAGATGTCCGCATGGTCAGAAAAGATGCCATTCTAAAGTACTCGACGGTCACATATATGTCCTACAAAGACATTGCCGATGCCGTTGCAGCCGCCATGGGAGAGACGCCCAGCAAACCGCAGGGTGTTCTGGCAAAAATCCACCAAACATTACAGCCTTCGCTCAATGAGATGTTTTTCACCTCTCGCCTAATATTGGTCGAAGGTCTTGAAGACGTTGCTTATCTAAGCTCCTATCTTCATCTCCTCAATAAATGGGATCAGTACCGCCGCAGTGGTTGTCATATTGTCCCCGTGAATGCCAAGAGTGAGATGTTACGCCCGGTGGTGATTGCCAAGCATATCGGCATTCCAACCTTCGTTGTCTTTGATTCAGATGCCGATGAGCAGCATCAAGGTAATAGGGCAAAACATGAGAAAGACAACAAAGCCCTGCTTGCACTCCTAGGCAAGGCAAACGAAAACCCATTACCCACAACCAGCTTGTGGGGCCCTGGTTTTGTCATGTGGCGATCGAATATTGGCGCGCTTATTAGAGCGGAAATTGGTGCAGCTGAATGGAGTGCCTTTCAAGCAGAAGCTGACAAGCAGTACGGCCATGCTGGCGGACTTCGGAAAAACACATTGCATATCGGGTTTTGTCTTGCCCAAGCTTGGAAATCAGGCAAAAAATCGCCGAGTCTCGAACGCCTGTGTAATGAGATTTTGAATCCAGCCATCAGTGTACAGTAA
- a CDS encoding Exonuclease SbcD (MaGe:77310517), with protein MRVIHTSDWHLGQELHGFDRGVEHDSFLDWLTSQLIEQKADALIITGDVYDTVNPPIPAQQRLYRFLRRVITETPHLQIVLIGGNHDSAARLELPKHLLDASRVHLIGGMPRHNGQPVVAQTLIELQDVTGTPRAVCAAVPYLRPGDLPVVASGERPLHALYRQVIEAGHVMHEGLPLIVTGHLHMSGGAVSELSERRIVIGGEEAVSSDLFPASVSYVALGHLHKPQSVSGHTIIRYAGSPFPMSVAERDYQHSIVVINFDVAASLAIDLVRTPRPVAFLRVPEVGAAPLDQVEDELRSLEIDDPGQDRRPFLEVAVRLDGAEPELRSRIEAALEGKPVRLTRIVRQTEGQGGALADTVEGDTELDTLEPAHVFARRHVEEYGIEPAAELKSAFDEVLTSISASENDQTGAT; from the coding sequence ATGCGGGTCATCCACACTTCCGATTGGCATCTTGGCCAGGAGCTGCATGGCTTCGATCGTGGAGTCGAACATGACTCGTTTCTCGACTGGCTAACCAGCCAACTGATCGAACAAAAGGCTGACGCACTCATCATCACGGGCGACGTTTACGACACGGTCAATCCACCTATCCCCGCTCAACAGCGCCTGTATCGATTCTTACGGCGAGTAATAACCGAAACACCACATCTTCAAATAGTGCTCATCGGCGGCAATCATGACTCAGCTGCACGACTTGAGCTGCCGAAACACCTTCTCGATGCTAGCCGAGTCCACCTCATCGGGGGAATGCCTCGGCATAATGGTCAACCGGTTGTAGCTCAGACACTTATTGAATTACAGGATGTGACTGGAACTCCAAGAGCTGTGTGCGCTGCCGTCCCCTACCTACGTCCAGGAGATCTTCCCGTAGTAGCCAGTGGTGAACGCCCCCTTCACGCTCTCTACCGGCAAGTTATTGAGGCTGGGCACGTCATGCATGAAGGTCTCCCATTGATCGTCACAGGCCACTTACATATGAGCGGCGGAGCAGTGTCAGAACTGAGCGAACGACGAATCGTCATAGGAGGCGAGGAGGCGGTTTCTTCCGATCTTTTCCCAGCAAGTGTCTCCTATGTAGCGTTAGGCCATCTCCACAAACCACAATCTGTCTCAGGTCACACTATCATCCGCTATGCCGGGTCGCCCTTCCCTATGTCGGTCGCCGAGAGAGACTATCAACACAGTATTGTTGTGATCAATTTCGATGTGGCAGCTAGCCTCGCAATAGATTTGGTGCGGACGCCGAGACCCGTCGCCTTCCTTCGGGTTCCGGAAGTTGGCGCAGCGCCGCTTGATCAAGTCGAGGATGAATTACGCAGCCTTGAGATCGACGATCCTGGGCAGGATCGCCGACCATTCCTTGAGGTCGCGGTTCGGCTCGATGGAGCTGAGCCAGAGCTTCGGTCACGCATCGAAGCTGCCTTGGAGGGAAAGCCAGTCCGACTCACACGCATCGTTAGACAGACTGAGGGACAGGGAGGCGCATTGGCCGACACCGTGGAAGGAGACACAGAGCTAGACACGCTGGAGCCGGCCCATGTGTTCGCTCGTCGACATGTTGAGGAATACGGAATCGAGCCGGCGGCGGAGCTCAAAAGCGCCTTTGACGAAGTGCTGACGAGCATCTCAGCGTCGGAGAACGATCAGACAGGCGCAACATGA
- a CDS encoding Exonuclease SbcC (MaGe:77310516), giving the protein MRILAIRGENLASLSDPFEVDFETEPIRSSGIFVITGPTGAGKTTLLDALCLALFDRLPRMDTAESGASIGRIEGDLSQQLKYDDVRGILRHGASAGYAEVDFVAQDGQRYRSRWEVNRAWGKANGKLQGQKITLTEIKSGAIIGDKKTDTLQQIQKRIGLSFDQFRRSVLLAQGDFDTFIKAGSKDRAELLEKITGTQIYSDISRAAFARAKQEREALRDLETQLGEHQPLGDEARTAAEVRLQEAKTEQDRIETARVTLRKWEDWHEVKSRLDTRLVEGNAALTQALALDRNAESDRATLAMAKKAFALRAEIETAAATGRRLADAGKAFAEAQEGERKALEERDTAVSASNAAKGERDKERAAYDAIGPELDKAQRLDALIELAKVDLADLADLLGKSFKEKDTAHDAVTEVERTLRATRDQRENDGRWLEEHKSVEALSARMKDVERDLSERLTLTSDITSTGSMIQQLALDVEVARTSRREKESVVAALQEQDRKLDEQIAILRQIIGKIDASAVEARRDKLMRVQTALDEAQHASEDARKAHGAIITANDEAAKQETLIHHASGVMTQIDAELPTDLARMEEARRSLALSEAAGTEAAEHLRLKLEEGQPCPVCGATEHPVADVDRLLKARVLADHSRVAELEAKVSSAQANRTRSETQIAAAKDALQGVLQRRSTQEKELQVALDKWQASVASASTYCGDIGVSVPTFPEDAIGAESVAAINSVRGIVEKLLSDAREIIKRASDAEAQIRTVSDDRENVRARLLTANADIVKLTDEEHDKVSKAGMLQATLQGTKQNLASLYSRLDTALAPVFPNWQNQITSTDEPFVGICSNLVNDWHKCRRRHEMTVADISRFEADLEGKRATLKGLETAIEETQKRHADKKDELNGHNSERILVIKGRPVGEVRTEYRKRWEATEKLWNEAEHKKSMVEQIAAGMSSNALAARKTAEAARIDHESAEALLTEKLLANSISRSQAESAITKGEAWVVAEQVRLDTLREAVAAARATLLERQQFAKEHEATDHPTQTREEIATALKEIEAQHSKASEAYVEASSVLLSDDQARSRTGKIKAALYERQQQARVWGQLDDLIGSADGTKFRRFAQSLTLNHLICLANQHLNNLHPRYELQRAPGSDLVLQVIDRNMADEVRGVHNLSGGERFLVSLSLALGLASMSSNRGIKVESLFIDEGFGALDSNSLAMAVSVLEQLQATGRQVGVISHVEEMKERIAVTVEVTPVGSGRSIVQVVTA; this is encoded by the coding sequence ATGAGAATCCTTGCGATCCGAGGCGAAAACCTTGCCAGCCTCTCCGACCCATTCGAAGTCGACTTCGAGACAGAGCCAATCCGCAGCTCTGGCATCTTCGTGATTACTGGTCCAACCGGCGCTGGGAAGACAACCCTGCTGGATGCGCTTTGCCTTGCGCTGTTTGACCGGCTCCCTCGCATGGATACAGCAGAGAGTGGAGCATCAATTGGACGGATCGAAGGCGATCTTTCGCAGCAGCTCAAATATGATGACGTACGCGGGATTCTTCGTCATGGCGCCAGCGCGGGCTATGCGGAGGTAGACTTTGTCGCACAGGATGGACAGCGGTACCGATCTCGCTGGGAAGTGAATCGTGCGTGGGGCAAAGCCAATGGGAAACTTCAGGGTCAGAAGATCACGCTCACGGAGATCAAGTCCGGTGCAATTATCGGTGACAAGAAGACTGATACGCTTCAGCAGATTCAAAAGCGAATTGGGCTCAGCTTCGATCAATTTCGACGATCAGTCCTTCTAGCCCAGGGCGACTTTGACACTTTCATAAAGGCTGGCTCAAAGGACAGAGCTGAACTCCTCGAAAAGATCACAGGGACCCAGATTTACTCTGATATCTCGCGGGCCGCATTCGCCCGAGCCAAACAGGAGCGGGAAGCGCTACGAGACCTTGAAACCCAACTCGGTGAGCATCAGCCACTTGGGGATGAGGCAAGAACTGCAGCAGAGGTACGTCTCCAGGAAGCTAAGACTGAACAAGACCGCATCGAGACAGCCCGAGTCACTCTCAGGAAATGGGAGGATTGGCACGAGGTTAAATCTCGCCTCGACACACGTCTTGTGGAAGGAAATGCGGCGCTGACGCAAGCCTTGGCGTTAGATCGCAATGCTGAGAGTGATCGGGCCACGCTCGCTATGGCAAAGAAGGCATTTGCCCTGCGTGCCGAGATCGAGACAGCAGCGGCCACCGGAAGACGGCTGGCAGACGCAGGGAAAGCATTCGCCGAGGCACAGGAAGGTGAACGTAAAGCTCTAGAGGAGCGCGATACAGCAGTTTCGGCGAGCAACGCTGCCAAGGGTGAACGCGACAAAGAACGAGCCGCCTATGATGCGATAGGCCCTGAGCTCGATAAAGCGCAACGGCTCGACGCCCTGATTGAATTAGCCAAGGTTGATTTGGCAGACCTAGCAGACCTCCTAGGAAAGAGCTTCAAGGAGAAGGACACCGCGCACGATGCCGTTACAGAGGTCGAGCGTACACTCAGGGCGACACGAGACCAGCGTGAAAATGATGGCCGTTGGCTCGAAGAACACAAATCAGTCGAGGCACTTTCGGCACGAATGAAAGATGTCGAGAGGGATCTATCCGAGCGGCTCACTCTGACATCTGACATTACATCAACCGGGTCAATGATTCAGCAGCTTGCTCTCGATGTGGAAGTTGCCAGAACATCCCGCCGGGAAAAGGAAAGTGTGGTCGCGGCCCTCCAGGAACAAGACCGTAAACTAGACGAGCAGATTGCCATCCTCCGACAAATTATTGGCAAAATCGATGCCTCTGCGGTTGAAGCCAGACGCGATAAGCTTATGCGGGTTCAGACTGCGTTGGATGAGGCTCAGCACGCTTCAGAAGATGCCCGGAAGGCCCATGGAGCAATCATTACGGCAAACGATGAGGCAGCCAAACAGGAAACTCTCATCCATCACGCTTCCGGGGTCATGACTCAGATAGATGCCGAGTTACCCACGGACCTTGCACGTATGGAAGAAGCCCGGCGCAGCCTTGCTCTTTCTGAAGCGGCGGGAACGGAGGCAGCAGAGCATCTTCGACTCAAACTGGAAGAGGGACAACCATGTCCAGTCTGCGGAGCAACGGAACACCCCGTCGCCGACGTTGATCGACTCCTTAAGGCTCGAGTACTGGCCGATCATAGTCGCGTCGCCGAGTTGGAAGCGAAGGTGTCATCCGCTCAGGCTAACCGTACCCGCTCAGAAACACAGATCGCTGCGGCAAAGGATGCACTACAAGGTGTCCTGCAACGGAGATCGACTCAAGAGAAAGAATTGCAGGTTGCACTCGACAAATGGCAGGCATCAGTTGCTTCTGCATCGACCTATTGTGGCGATATTGGAGTTTCCGTCCCAACCTTCCCCGAGGATGCCATTGGCGCAGAAAGTGTAGCGGCCATCAACTCCGTTCGAGGGATAGTGGAGAAGCTGCTGAGTGATGCCAGGGAGATCATTAAGCGTGCGTCCGACGCTGAAGCTCAAATCCGAACAGTCTCCGATGATCGCGAGAACGTTCGCGCTCGCCTATTAACCGCGAATGCAGACATTGTGAAGCTCACGGATGAAGAACATGACAAAGTCAGTAAGGCGGGGATGCTCCAAGCGACTCTTCAAGGAACGAAGCAGAATCTAGCCTCCCTCTATTCCCGTCTCGACACGGCGCTCGCCCCTGTGTTTCCCAACTGGCAGAATCAAATTACCAGCACCGATGAACCATTCGTAGGGATCTGCAGCAATCTTGTTAACGACTGGCATAAATGTCGTAGACGGCATGAGATGACCGTTGCCGATATTTCCCGCTTTGAAGCAGATCTGGAGGGAAAGCGGGCAACCCTCAAAGGGCTGGAGACCGCCATCGAGGAAACCCAGAAACGACATGCAGACAAGAAAGATGAGCTCAACGGGCACAATAGTGAGCGCATCCTAGTTATCAAAGGACGGCCCGTCGGAGAGGTTCGGACTGAATACAGAAAGCGGTGGGAAGCCACCGAAAAACTCTGGAACGAAGCCGAGCATAAGAAGTCCATGGTCGAGCAGATTGCTGCTGGGATGTCGTCAAATGCCCTTGCCGCTCGTAAAACCGCTGAGGCAGCAAGAATCGACCATGAATCGGCAGAGGCTTTGCTCACAGAAAAGCTCCTGGCCAATAGCATCAGTAGGTCGCAAGCTGAGTCCGCAATCACCAAAGGCGAGGCATGGGTTGTAGCGGAACAGGTTCGTCTCGATACCCTTCGAGAAGCCGTCGCAGCCGCAAGGGCAACTCTCCTTGAGAGACAACAGTTTGCTAAGGAGCACGAAGCTACTGATCACCCGACACAAACTCGAGAAGAAATCGCCACGGCCCTCAAGGAGATAGAGGCGCAGCACAGCAAGGCATCAGAGGCATATGTCGAAGCAAGCTCGGTTCTCCTGAGTGACGACCAAGCGCGTTCAAGAACAGGGAAAATCAAAGCCGCTCTTTATGAGCGACAACAGCAAGCACGTGTATGGGGACAGCTTGACGATCTCATCGGTTCAGCTGACGGCACCAAGTTTCGACGATTCGCTCAATCTCTGACACTAAATCATCTCATTTGTTTGGCAAACCAGCACCTGAACAATTTACACCCTCGATATGAGCTACAACGAGCACCGGGCAGCGACCTTGTATTACAGGTCATCGATCGCAACATGGCTGATGAGGTCCGCGGTGTTCATAACCTTTCGGGCGGTGAAAGATTTCTGGTTAGCCTTTCTCTAGCACTCGGACTCGCCAGCATGTCGTCGAATCGCGGGATTAAGGTTGAAAGCTTGTTTATCGACGAAGGATTCGGTGCACTCGATAGCAATAGCCTGGCAATGGCGGTCTCTGTGCTGGAGCAACTACAAGCGACTGGTCGCCAAGTCGGTGTAATTAGTCATGTCGAAGAGATGAAAGAACGAATCGCAGTAACGGTGGAGGTGACCCCGGTCGGCAGCGGACGAAGCATCGTACAAGTTGTAACGGCCTGA
- a CDS encoding hypothetical protein (Evidence 5 : Unknown function; MaGe:77310518), translating into MFDSTIEAMQLLAKMPIGSVDDPHIVSSQLAISPEARLLLYTDGWIQNLITQAFETRRFFA; encoded by the coding sequence ATGTTCGACTCCACGATCGAAGCCATGCAGCTCCTGGCCAAGATGCCAATCGGAAGTGTGGATGACCCGCATATTGTTTCTTCTCAGTTGGCCATTTCCCCGGAAGCACGGTTGTTACTGTACACTGATGGCTGGATTCAAAATCTCATTACACAGGCGTTCGAGACTCGGCGATTTTTTGCCTGA
- a CDS encoding hypothetical protein (Evidence 4 : Unknown function but conserved in other organisms; MaGe:77310520): MSRLRLFLVIALALAVSAGAFLIFSNTLVGEDYLKEFVLQQLEETLGRKIAVHRVKFVIFPRIRVELSQVAIHDPHSDEVMLSAKRIDLVLRLLPLLRKQVVGKRLLVEDPVLTIRRSEAGHWNILDNANQAETDQRTLDMLTRVFMIREATVVNGSVTVIDEARPGGTRTLKLERVEGGLMIHPEQAMADVHLSMGQAGQNGMSAVSLVGQIKRVERSATLTSEESVAPALAEPPPVAAPVSVFQFEGQVDAANVVLRDMADFFGPRPVPEQLDGMVNVQGQVRIMPGLAGYDAVLSGMTARLNQLTLTGKANLAGLLTAQPTFSVTFNSSLVTLKELLNTIPAQWIHPQLPAVLAERQIDGKVQVVNAMLTGSAASGPQLSVTGEFHVQEGQALLGDDLVPTRDLAGTIVVETGRVRAASFTGRYGAIQITEGKATVSFLDAGPWLELEITGNMTAADLVPLLAKTVKAERFVRVLAGLRDVEGTALPTFRLVGPLNEPDGVTFAGGEITARYISFTHPSLPERLTALQGKFVLVGGGTRLEQVTGHLGDTIVQIQGGISGESESQFQEFIVRANGDAGHLLRLVPSKAVPSEMLEGLLSGAVQLSGATTSPHVRGNLVLTDSKVVVPHVIEKPVGAPAILEFEGDLTRANIATVTRVELQVPSMRIPVKGTIQLGEKFSIDAMLATGELSLSGLPEWIAKGGFEAGNVEVSLDVKGKGTDWKAWKTTGWIAVTNGLMLVKGAGHIDELYARVKLVRHGAEIKRLSFKVQDSDLALEATVRNWPAKPVITGKIESNQLDLDLVIPKGERSPMRGFLEGLASSSQVTMTASAARAHYRHLKFGGLTARIILQDGVLDIDRIAGDSTDGQVAGRVVVQLPANEPAETEVSLRATGLAIDDLFQLTQTGIHGVSGQVRLNGTIRAHGRNPHGVYPSLNGKFEMLLENGKVLKSKERAIWKILSILNLPAVLQGKVDLEKEGVPYNRVSATVTIQNGSFQTENMVIDSPILKITAAGNYDLPTDQLDGIVAVSPFGAYSAFLKTIPLFGRIFAGDRKGMTTAIFSMKGAVEDPEVTYLPMKSFTTGLSGLAQLAVDVLKNTLTLPRDLMTSDEEKPAAPGLESLPEAAPATP, from the coding sequence TTGTCGCGTCTTCGGCTGTTTCTGGTCATTGCGCTCGCCCTTGCGGTCAGTGCCGGTGCATTTCTCATTTTCTCCAACACGCTCGTCGGCGAAGATTATCTGAAAGAGTTCGTCTTGCAGCAGCTTGAGGAGACTCTTGGGCGCAAGATCGCGGTGCATCGCGTCAAGTTTGTGATTTTCCCGCGCATTCGCGTGGAGCTCAGCCAGGTCGCTATTCACGATCCCCATTCCGATGAAGTCATGCTCTCCGCGAAGCGGATCGATCTGGTGCTCCGCCTGCTTCCCTTGTTGCGCAAGCAGGTGGTGGGGAAGCGGTTGCTGGTTGAAGATCCGGTTCTCACGATTCGCCGGAGCGAAGCCGGCCATTGGAATATTCTGGACAACGCCAATCAGGCGGAAACGGATCAGCGCACGCTGGATATGTTGACGCGCGTCTTTATGATCCGTGAGGCCACGGTGGTGAACGGGAGTGTCACGGTTATTGACGAGGCCAGGCCCGGTGGGACCAGGACGTTAAAGCTGGAGCGGGTCGAAGGCGGGTTGATGATCCATCCGGAGCAGGCGATGGCCGACGTGCATTTGTCGATGGGACAGGCCGGCCAGAATGGAATGTCGGCCGTGTCGCTTGTGGGGCAGATCAAACGAGTCGAGCGGTCTGCGACATTGACCTCTGAGGAGTCTGTGGCGCCGGCATTGGCAGAGCCGCCGCCGGTGGCGGCACCGGTTTCGGTCTTTCAGTTCGAGGGGCAGGTCGATGCCGCGAACGTGGTGCTGCGAGACATGGCGGATTTCTTCGGTCCCCGGCCGGTCCCCGAACAATTGGACGGGATGGTGAATGTGCAGGGGCAGGTGCGGATCATGCCGGGGCTGGCCGGATACGATGCGGTGTTGTCGGGCATGACAGCTCGCCTGAATCAGCTCACGTTAACCGGCAAGGCCAACCTCGCGGGGCTGCTCACCGCGCAGCCGACGTTTTCCGTCACCTTCAACTCATCGTTGGTCACGCTGAAGGAATTGCTCAACACCATTCCGGCTCAGTGGATTCACCCGCAGCTCCCGGCGGTCTTGGCCGAGCGGCAGATCGACGGGAAAGTGCAGGTGGTCAATGCCATGCTGACCGGATCGGCGGCGTCGGGTCCGCAGTTGTCGGTGACGGGAGAGTTTCACGTGCAAGAGGGACAAGCCTTGCTGGGGGATGATCTGGTGCCTACCAGAGACTTAGCGGGGACCATTGTCGTGGAGACGGGCCGTGTTCGGGCGGCGAGTTTTACTGGGCGGTATGGCGCCATTCAGATCACGGAAGGCAAGGCGACGGTGTCGTTCCTTGACGCCGGACCATGGCTGGAATTGGAAATCACCGGCAATATGACGGCGGCCGATTTGGTGCCACTGCTTGCCAAGACGGTTAAGGCCGAGCGGTTTGTGCGTGTGCTCGCAGGACTCCGCGATGTCGAAGGGACGGCGTTACCGACATTTCGCTTGGTTGGGCCGCTGAACGAACCCGATGGCGTGACCTTTGCCGGCGGAGAAATTACGGCGCGGTATATCAGCTTCACGCATCCGTCTCTGCCGGAGCGGTTGACGGCGCTTCAGGGGAAGTTCGTGCTCGTCGGTGGAGGAACGCGGCTTGAGCAGGTGACCGGTCATCTGGGCGATACGATTGTGCAGATCCAGGGCGGTATCTCCGGCGAATCGGAGAGCCAGTTCCAAGAGTTCATTGTGCGCGCGAACGGCGATGCCGGGCATCTCCTCAGATTAGTGCCGTCCAAGGCGGTCCCGTCCGAGATGCTTGAGGGGCTGCTCAGCGGAGCGGTGCAACTGAGCGGGGCTACGACATCGCCGCATGTGCGCGGCAACCTGGTGTTGACGGACTCGAAGGTCGTGGTGCCGCATGTGATCGAGAAGCCGGTCGGCGCTCCGGCGATTCTGGAGTTCGAGGGCGATCTGACCAGGGCGAATATTGCGACGGTGACCAGGGTTGAGTTGCAGGTGCCTTCGATGAGGATTCCTGTGAAGGGCACGATTCAGCTTGGAGAGAAGTTCTCCATCGACGCGATGCTGGCGACGGGAGAGCTGTCTCTGTCCGGTTTGCCCGAGTGGATTGCGAAGGGCGGGTTCGAGGCCGGCAACGTCGAGGTCTCGCTCGATGTGAAGGGGAAAGGCACGGATTGGAAAGCCTGGAAGACGACAGGGTGGATCGCGGTAACGAACGGATTGATGCTGGTCAAGGGCGCTGGGCATATCGATGAGCTGTACGCCCGAGTGAAGCTGGTGCGGCATGGCGCGGAAATAAAGCGATTGTCCTTCAAGGTGCAGGACAGCGACCTGGCCTTGGAAGCGACGGTGCGGAACTGGCCGGCCAAACCGGTGATCACCGGCAAGATCGAATCGAACCAGCTGGACCTCGACCTGGTGATTCCCAAGGGCGAGCGCTCGCCGATGCGGGGGTTTCTGGAAGGACTGGCCTCTTCCAGCCAGGTGACGATGACGGCGTCGGCGGCCCGGGCGCATTACCGGCATCTTAAGTTTGGCGGGCTGACGGCGCGCATTATCCTGCAAGACGGGGTGCTGGATATCGACCGAATTGCCGGAGATTCCACCGACGGGCAGGTGGCCGGCCGGGTCGTCGTGCAGCTGCCGGCCAACGAGCCGGCGGAGACAGAGGTATCCCTGCGGGCCACTGGGCTGGCCATCGACGATCTCTTTCAGTTGACTCAGACGGGTATTCATGGCGTCTCGGGCCAGGTGCGGCTGAATGGAACGATCCGCGCGCATGGGCGCAATCCTCATGGGGTCTATCCTTCGTTGAATGGAAAGTTCGAGATGTTGCTGGAGAATGGCAAGGTCTTGAAATCCAAAGAGCGCGCGATTTGGAAGATCTTGAGCATCCTGAACCTCCCCGCAGTGTTGCAGGGGAAAGTGGACCTGGAAAAAGAAGGCGTGCCCTACAATCGCGTCTCCGCCACCGTGACGATTCAGAACGGATCGTTCCAGACGGAGAATATGGTCATCGACAGTCCGATTCTTAAGATCACGGCGGCGGGCAACTACGATCTGCCCACCGATCAATTGGATGGGATCGTTGCGGTGAGCCCGTTCGGAGCCTATTCCGCGTTTCTCAAGACGATTCCACTGTTCGGGCGCATCTTCGCGGGCGACCGCAAGGGGATGACGACGGCGATTTTCTCGATGAAGGGCGCGGTGGAAGATCCCGAGGTGACCTACTTGCCGATGAAATCGTTTACGACGGGACTGTCGGGCTTGGCGCAACTGGCGGTCGATGTGTTGAAAAACACGCTGACGTTGCCGCGCGATCTCATGACGTCCGATGAGGAAAAGCCTGCCGCGCCAGGGCTGGAGTCTTTGCCAGAAGCCGCGCCAGCTACGCCTTGA